From the Triticum urartu cultivar G1812 chromosome 4, Tu2.1, whole genome shotgun sequence genome, the window CAATTTACACTCACTTGAACGATGATACGTGGTTCCCCTACCTCCGCGGTGCCAAATAGGCCATAGGAACTGCCGGAAACACACGCGAGAAAACAGAGCTTCCTTTGGCTAGAACGCTAGGTGaagcgcgcacacacacacacatgcccTTTTTTAGAAACACAccttttttttttgagaatcagaaacacacacacacacatactcttttttttagaaacacacacacacatactcGTCCTTGTTTTTTATGCAAGCCCGTGCATATTGGGCAGCCCAATAGCTTCACTAGCTCCACCAGCCAGCCCCCAGTAGGCTACACAAACTTTGCGAGCCCACCCGCTCTAAAGCAGCCTCGCAAGCGGCCCAGACAAGCCTTGCCACCCTCGCCGTCTCCCGCGACCACGccaccgccgctgccgcgccGTGGCACACCGGCATGGATCCCAGGCCGCCCGCATTCGACCGTCGCCGCCCCCGTTTCACACAATCGCCCGACTTACCGGCATTCCAGCTGTGAAGCAGTGACGCTGCGTCAACCCGGCGACCCCCTCGCCGAGTCGCCGTCAGCGAGGCTGTTGCGTCGATCCGCCCGCGATCCTGCGTCCGTTGAGGCGTCATGGCTCGCTTTTCCGTGGAGGTGGACGCGCTTGTCGCGCGCGCGAGGAGAAAATATCTCCGGCGGGCGGAAATATCTGGCGCCACTGCTGGCGTCGTTTTCCCATCATTTTGGGTGGCCAGTGGCCACCCCCACTCAGGCACCCGCCACGTCCGGTTGCGGCTTGTCGCTCTCCGCGGCGAGCTGTGGCCACCCGTGCCCCGTCCTCTCCTCACCTCTTCGGCCGCCCCGGATCCGCTATAAGAAATCTCACTCTCCGCACCACTGGCCAGGTGCGCACTCCCATCCCATCGCATCCGTCCCCCCCCTCTCTCCCTGTTAGCAACTCCTCCGCCCGCCTCTCGCCGGATCCGCCGTTTCTCAGGTGAGACCCCTCCCTGCCCCGGTTGATTGGGTCTGAATGAATTTGTGGGAAACGGCTCCAGTTTTTGCTGGGTTGGGATCACAACTGTTCTAAGCCAATTGTGAGTACTTTTCCGTATCGGTTCGATTGATCCATGGCGAAGAAGGAAATTGGGACCTCAGAGCAGAGTATGATGTCGTCCTGACCAAACTCCAAACGTGGAGATTAGTACTGACTGTTGTCGCAGAAACGACCCAAAGTCGACAGTAGGAACGTGTGGTTCAGATACAGCTAACCTTTTTTTTTTTTGATATAGTATCAGATACAGCACCTCCAGTAATAACGAAGTTACCTTCGATATTTTTTTCGTTAAAAATGTAAGGAGGGGCAACATTCATCTTTTCACACGAATTACGGAAACGTGTCATCAAAGttgaatactccctccgttccgaattacttgtcgcaggtatggatgtatctagatatattttaattctagatacatccatttctgcgacgactaatttggaacagagggagtagataTTTGTCTAAAAAAGAAGTTGAACAGAGAGAGCACGACTGCAATCTTTGGCATTTTTTTTTTGCATCGAACGGCACCTCTTTGCTGAATCGGTGCAAGATACGCGGCCAGAACGGGGATACGCCCCGATACGCCAGGGATACGCGTATCCTCTGATGTATCCTTTTTTTTAGACAATGCTTGTTTTCTTAAttaaaaaaggaaataaatagtaATGGGCTGTTACCACTTGATCCAAAGCCCATCAGCGGGCTGCCTTATATCAACGTCTGATCGCGAAAACAAACCCTCACTTACATCGTCTCATAAAAACCCTCACTTACAACTCTCGCCGATCTCTCCGCGCCGCCGGCAGCGACGCAGCGTCTCGCCGTAAGTCTCCCTGTCTCCGTCCATCTCCATTTCGCAGGCAAGTCTCAATCTTGCGTCTCGTCCATCTTCTGCTGGACTGCTACTATATCTGATCAACTGCCCGTCGCCGTCTGCTGGATTAACTTTTTTGATCGATTCCCCGGTGGTCACTAGTATTAATTTAGTTCATAATATCTACTAATCTGCCGCAACATATtgcctgcctgcatctactaatCTGTAGCTTGTACAGGAAATGGCCGCGCTGCAACCGTCGTTCTCGTCACTAATGTCTATGAACAATAGCTGCAACACCATGAAGTTCCCCAAGACTGCACTTTTGCCTGGTTTCGGTGGCATTTCGCGTCCTCAAGATGTGCAGGACAGGAGTGCTAGCCTCACCTGTTCAAGGCCTAAGGCAGTTTCAGTGACTGACCAGTCAGTAGCAGAGCCAGCAAAACCCAGGCAAaccaaacacacagttgatcctGCTGCTCCAGAATTTCTGCCGCTCCCGGCATTTGAAGATTGCTTCCCACGGAGCACCAAAGAATGCAGGCATGCTTCCTGCTTTTGCTTCGCCTAGCAACTGTACTGGGAGTGTGCCAATATTGTTGTGTTCTAATGTATCAGTTTTATCTTATATTTGCCATGGTTATGCTCTGCAGTGAAGTCGTTCATGAGGAAACAGGCCATGCCCTGAAGGTTCCATTTCGGAGAGTCCATTTGACCGGAGATAGCGGGCATTTCGACACATATGACACCAGTGGCCCACAAAACATAAGCCCAAGGCTTGGTAACTCACTAGCCTTATCTCTTTTGCCATATTCTCTGTTCTGAACTATGTAGACTGTTTGTACTAATAAGCCATAACATCTAGATCAGCTGTTCAGTATGAAATTAGACGGCGTGTTTGTATTATCGCTCTCATGCAAccacgtactccctccgttccaaatcactcgtcgcagaaatggatgtatctagaactaaaatacatctagatacatccatacctgcgacaagtaatttggaacggagggagtatttgtttTGGTGCCTTGAATTGCTCTGATGTTTCCCTTGTTGTGTGTTAATAAGTTCATCTTATAGTCAAATAATGGACAGTTTCATTGTTTCAACAGTCGGATGGTATTGATCAGATGCCTGGTTTTGGACTTGGAAAATAGTTGAAAAGGCAAAGTAGACGTATTAGTTTTTATGATCATATACCGGATATCTCTACAGATATTCTTCTAATGTTTTCTTAGTTGTAGTATTTCAAACTGTTTCATTCTTAAGTTTACCCTAGTAAGCACATTGGTTGTGCTTTGCGGAGAGATTACCCTTGCTCCTTCAGGAAAAAGTAGTTTCCTCCTGTATATTCTCAGTTAAAGTGTTGTAGAAGAAAACTGATGAAGTATCCAGGGAAATGTATTAGGTCCCTCGGAAAGTTAGATAGCATAAAAATAGCAATATAATTATTTTATCCATTCAATTGAATAGATATAGTTTTTCTGTGTCAAGCTTTTTGAATAAGTTTtaaactcttgaatagattgtgTCAAGTTTAAAATTCAAGACATTTAAGTTTGTTTGTAATAAGCATGCGTTGAACTTTTACAGGACTTCCAAAGATAAGAAAGGAATGGATTGACAGGAGGGAGAAGTTGGGTAGTCCTCGATACACCCAAATGTACTATGCTAAGCAGGGAGTCATAACAGAGGAGATGTTGTACTGCGCCAAACGTGAGAACCTTGCTCCTGAATTTGTCCGGTCAGAAGTCGCCCGTGGGCGAGCCATTATCCCTTCCAACAAGAGGCACCTGGAATTGGAACCCATGATTGTTGGAAGAAACTTCCTTGTAAAGGTGAATGCAAACATTGGGAACTCAGCTGTTGTGAGCTCCATTGAGGAGGAAGTCCACAAGCTCCAGTGGGCCACAATGTGGGGAGCAGATACTGTCATGGACCTTTCAACAGGGCGCCATATCCATGAGACCCGGGAATGGATTATTCGTAACTCCTCCGTTCCTATTGGAACTGTTCCGATTTACCAAGCACTTGAGAAAGTTAATGGTATTGCTGAAGATCTGAGCTGGGAAGTCTTCAGGGACACTTTAATTGAACAAGCCGAGCAGGGTGTTGACTATTTCACCATCCACGCTGGTGTGCTGCTTCGTTATATTCCTCTCACAGCAAAGAGGATGACCGGCATAGTTTCACGTGGCGGATCAATCCATGCAAAATGGTGCTTGACGTATCACAAGGAGAACTTTGCTTATGAGCACTGggatgacattcttgacatttgTAACCAGTATGATGTGGCATTATCTATTGGTGATGGCCTGAGGCCGGGTTCCATTTATGATGCTAATGATAGCGCTCAGTTTGCAGAGCTGCTGACTCAAGGGGAACTAACTCGCCGAGCATGGGAGAAGGATGTGCAGGTCAGAATAATAAGTAGGAGTGAAGTTGAACTTACAGAGTTGTTTCCTTTACAATATCAATATTCTAATATGTATAGtcatggtttatgtttgtttttCATTGCAATAATCAATAACAGGACGTTCTAAATAGGCTTTGAGTAATCAACCTTCGATATAAATTCTGCTCACAGGATTGCTAACTATGTTATCCATTCAAAACTGTAGCTTGGTTTGTGCATAAGATTGAAGTAGATATTTCGAGTAACAGGTAAATAGTATAAACAAGATATTTTTTCCAGTACAGTTGAATATGATTGCCAGATCGACAGATTATATATTAAATGTAAAAGAGCACTTCTATTAGGATATATGTTTGCTGTTTATCATCCAACATTTCTGCATTTTCAGTTAAAACAGGATTTCTGCACCGGTACCTAATGGGTCAACTATTTTTGAAACATTGTATATACAACCATATTCATTTATAGTGCGGCGTAGCTTACTTTAATGAATAGGCTAAGCTTGTATAGAGATTAGTCGTCAGAAACCAACTCGTGAGAAAATATTGAAGACATAATATTCGAATTCTTGATTGTAAAGTGCTTTAAGTGATGAATCATTTTTTTATGCTCTAGTGACTGACAGTTGAACTTAGAACTGTACTATGCTCTGCATGATGAATTGTTTCTACCTGCTATGTCATTCAATAGTAAAACTTGGGAGCTGTCTTTCTGATATTTACACTTCTTAACTTCTAGGTGATGAATGAAGGTCCTGGGCATATTCCGATGCATAAAATTCCTGAAAATATGGAGAAACAGCTCGAGTGGTGCAACGAAGCACCTTTCTATACGCTGGGTCCATTGACAACTGATATTGCACCTGGTTATGATCACATCACCTCAGCCATTGGTGCTGCCAACATTGGGGCTCTTGGCACCGCACTTCTTTGTTATGTAACACCAAAGGAGCACCTTGGGTTGCCTAACAGGGATGATGTTAAGACAGGTGTGATATCCTACAAAATCGCTGCTCATGCTGCTGATTTGGCAAAGCGTCACCCCTATGCACAAGCATGGGATGATGCACTAAGCAAGGCAAGGTTTGAGTTTAGATGGTTGGACCAATTTGCTTTATCCCTGGATCCAGTTACTGCAATGTCTTTCCATGATGAAACATTACCATCTGATGGTGCTAAAGTAGCACATTTCTGCTCTATGTGTGGTCCCAAGTTTTGTTCGATGAAAATCACGGAGGATATTAGGAAATATGCCGATGAACATGGTTACGGGACAGTAGAGGAAGCTGTGAGGCAAGGAATGAGTGAGATGAGTGCTGAATTTTTGGCAGCAAGAAAAACAATTAGTGGCGAACAACATGGTGAAGCTGGAGGGGAAATCTATGTGCCAGAAAGCTACGTAGTTCAGAAATAAGGTCAGTTTGTTGTGTATTTTTTAACGACTGTCTTGCAAGTAGGGAGAGGACGCTCATAAAAATTTTCCCCTTTGGGGAGACTATACATGATAATAATACTGTTATTCCCCCTACATCTGAAATATTTCAGAAAATAAAGCACAATTTAAATTTGGAGCCACATATGTTTTTTATCCTCTAGGTAATAATTCTAACCAACGATGATCCCATCAGTTAGAACATATCGTAATTGCATTGCATGATCTGCTTGATCATAGTTCTACATTGTGATGTCATGCAATGGATTAGTTCCATTTGCATAGAGAGTGTGAAACTTTTCCAGCACTGAGCAAACTTTATCTTCTTTTAAAAAGTCAGTGTCGAATTAAACAAACTGTGTTTTAGAATGGTCGAATTAAGCAAACATTTAGTAGCACGATAATGTGGTTGAATGATCCATTCATTAAATTCGAACCAATTACATtgacatcataatgaactttTATTGAAGTGACCTTTTCCAATTATAAGTTTAAGGCAGTTAACAAACCATGATTATCGTTGACTTGTATAATGTACCAGTGTGAAATAGACAATGTTTTGTATCTCTCTAATGTAATCTCTGAATTCAGAAATACAAACTTTGTGCAGATGTCCTTGGCAGCCGTCTGATCCAAGtgatgcagatttggtggctaGGTCGTTTGTCAGCAGCACTTCTACCATCTTCTGTTAGGAGGTGGTAAGCAGGATATATGCCTCAATAAAGCTACTGCTGCTTAGCGTCAGTTCTTAATGTCATTATGGATTATGGGTTGTAATAAAAGTGAACTCTATGTTGTGTTACTTATGTTATAATTGTCTTTGCATATCATTATGGGATTGCTAGTGATGAAAGTTGCACCAGGGGTGCTTGTATTCCCAACGATCTTAAGGCCCCTTGGCCTGGATTGTTGCGATATGGGCTGAGAAAGTCCCTTTGAACCTGAACAGGATAATGCCTGCGAAGGGAGTGTGCATTTCTATTTTCATGTTTCCCAGGATACACTCAACCCTCGACATTCTGGAAATCGAGGGACCAAGTTTTCCTGAATGTGTGGAGCGCACCCGCTGGATATGCATGTTTCCTACTCTGACGCAACATGGTAATGTACACGATTTCTTTAACCAGCATACTTATTGGCATTTCTCCAAGAGGAGAGGATATTTACAGGCATAGTGTTATCATGGAACACATCAAATTTAGTCATCATGGAACACATAAAATTTACCCATCACAACTTTTTTTTTGAGGAATCCCATTACATCTTGGAAAGCATTGACAATGTCCTGTGTAATTTACTTTTTACACCTATTCATGTACATATTTCTATAGTAGAAGTATAAAAGATGCAACTAGACTGACAGATTGGAATGGTTATGTACATGCCACTTGTCAGTTGAGAACAAAATCAACGGCAGAACTCTTTCCGACTTGATTATGTGAAATGTGTCTACTAAGAATTATTTTGTAGAGTGACTGAGATACTGCTTATCGTGAACTATTCCTTTGGTTGTTCCCATTGTGATTGTCAAACATTTTCAAATACATCATAAACTTTAAACATTCATGCATACATAACTGTGTATCTACATTGTAAAACTTGGCAGCACTTTAGTGCTGGACTGCTGGGCCTGCATAGTTTATGACAACAAGTCTCCTCCCAAAAGTTAAGGCATTTCATACTTGTTTGATCTGCTGCTTAGTTCACGACCGCAGTTAGGCATACTGGAGAAATATGCCAAATCGGCGCACACCTGTCAGCTGTGCAAGCATGGTGAATAGCACGCATAAGTTTGTGATGTATCTATTATCAACCATAAAGGCCCATATATTTATCCTTGGATGCCATTGTATTGGCTAAGAACATGATTTTAGTTTTACCTTCTGATGTGTGAGACACATATTTCTTAGTCGATTTATTGCTTGCCACTCCACTTCTTGGCTGTGAATTACATGACCCAACCAAAATACCATGACTGACGCCAATTGTTGAGAGAATTGTGGGTAAAACACGTCACAAAGGTGGTGCTGGTGGCTGGGGTCTTTCTGAGTTGATAGTGGATTTCGGGTCTGCCCTCCGATGTGATTGTGCTGGTAGGGTGTAGGTCTTGAATTCTACAGGGCTGCGCTATGCACATTTTTTTTCTGATACGCAGCTCTAGTTTTCACTGTTGTTTTTCACCTTTGAAGTTCCATACAAAGGGATTCTTCACAAGTTCAGGTGTTAACTTGTACTTGTTTAATCTATATTGATATGTGCCCTTCCTATTTATTTTGGATGCATGGAACAATGCAATGTTGCTTCACCAAATTATCTACCTTGTGTTGCTTTGTATATTAATGTTTTCCCCTTGACAAACTTCAAATGTGAATTCAGGAACATATTTTAGAACTTCATGCTTGGCCCAAAATATTTTATAGCTGCATAACTCCAAAGTATTTTTGTTTTGTAAGAGGAAGATGTGTATTTTACTTATGGGCCATGGGGCTAATAGAAGTATGGCGCAACTCGTGTCAAACCACACAAACCAAACATGCCTGAACAAAGACTGGTGATACCTTTCCTTTTTCGCATAATTTGGCTAGCTTGCCGCAGTGTGACAAGCCTAACTAAACACAGAGCCATAAGTGTTATTACAAGCTTAGTGAAAAGACCGAGGGTACTTGAAGCACAATTTTCTAATGTCTTGGAACACACTGTTCGCATGATAATAAACATTTTTTTTCTGAAACAAAATGTTCGCATAATAGTAACAACTGTAAGTCCATTAGAAGCATCAATTTCTGGTGTGATTGAACATATTACTTGTGAAAAAACAGGCGTGGGAGCGCAACAATCACCACGAAGAATTGGAACAAATCCACTTGGTATGCATCACAAAAAAAAAGAAACACTTGCTATGAACAACAATTCTCAGCTCTTTTATTTAAGGAAATATATATCTACAACGAGGCAACTTTCTCTTCCGCCCAATGATACCAAATGGGGTGATTATGGCTAAAGTCGGGTGCAGAAAAATGCCTATAAACAAAACAAATGGAAACAGAGAAGCACACACTTGCAATGGAAATGTATTGGCAAAATGTTAGTAAAATAAAAGTTCATTAGAAGAAATTATGCTCACGGTGGTTGAGGCATGTGTGGTTTAGGGAAATATGTATACAATAAGAATCACACATCGGTAGTGCTTGCTGCAAAATTCCACCACCATTGGCACACATGTAAATAAACAGTGAAGCATAATTGCATATAATGAATACGTGGACAATATCCACCATATTATTGTCAGTACATTGGATACATGATAAATGGAGGAAGCTCGTACTCAAGAACGGAGGCAGAATACAACTGGAAAACCATGGAAACATGTGAGAAATGATGACATTATGTGGAAAATATTGAAATAATGACAACGCAAGACTATGTGCAAcacataacaacaacaacaacaacaacaacaccaaagcctttagtcccaaaca encodes:
- the LOC125550248 gene encoding phosphomethylpyrimidine synthase, chloroplastic-like; the protein is MAALQPSFSSLMSMNNSCNTMKFPKTALLPGFGGISRPQDVQDRSASLTCSRPKAVSVTDQSVAEPAKPRQTKHTVDPAAPEFLPLPAFEDCFPRSTKECSEVVHEETGHALKVPFRRVHLTGDSGHFDTYDTSGPQNISPRLGLPKIRKEWIDRREKLGSPRYTQMYYAKQGVITEEMLYCAKRENLAPEFVRSEVARGRAIIPSNKRHLELEPMIVGRNFLVKVNANIGNSAVVSSIEEEVHKLQWATMWGADTVMDLSTGRHIHETREWIIRNSSVPIGTVPIYQALEKVNGIAEDLSWEVFRDTLIEQAEQGVDYFTIHAGVLLRYIPLTAKRMTGIVSRGGSIHAKWCLTYHKENFAYEHWDDILDICNQYDVALSIGDGLRPGSIYDANDSAQFAELLTQGELTRRAWEKDVQVMNEGPGHIPMHKIPENMEKQLEWCNEAPFYTLGPLTTDIAPGYDHITSAIGAANIGALGTALLCYVTPKEHLGLPNRDDVKTGVISYKIAAHAADLAKRHPYAQAWDDALSKARFEFRWLDQFALSLDPVTAMSFHDETLPSDGAKVAHFCSMCGPKFCSMKITEDIRKYADEHGYGTVEEAVRQGMSEMSAEFLAARKTISGEQHGEAGGEIYVPESYVVQK